A single genomic interval of Corylus avellana chromosome ca10, CavTom2PMs-1.0 harbors:
- the LOC132162792 gene encoding probable fatty acyl-CoA reductase 5 → MELESMPKFLENKTILVTGATGFLAKAFVEKILRVQPNVKRLYLLIRASDLESATQRLHDEVIGKDLFRVVREKWGANLDSFISKKVIAVPGDISYENLGVKDSKLRNDMWKEIDIILNSAASTSFDERYDVALGINTFGALHVSGFAKNCINLKLLLHVSTGNSCT, encoded by the exons ATGGAGTTGGAAAGCATGCCCAAGTTTCTTGAGAACAAGACAATTTTAGTCACCGGTGCTACTGGCTTTCTAGCAAAAG CTTTTGTGGAGAAAATACTGCGAGTGCAACCAAATGTCAAAAGGCTTTATCTTCTCATAAGAGCTTCAGATCTTGAGTCTGCCACACAACGCTTGCATGATGAG GTCATTGGAAAGGATTTATTTAGGGTTGTCCGGGAGAAGTGGGGTGCAAATCTAGATTCCTTTATATCTAAAAAGGTGATCGCCGTCCCGGGTGACATCTCTTATGAGAATTTGGGAGTTAAAGATTCTAAACTAAGAAATGATATGTGGAAAGAAATAGACATCATCCTGAATTCGGCAGCTTCCACTAGTTTTGATGAAAG ATATGACGTCGCACTGGGCATCAATACATTTGGCGCTTTGCATGTTTCGGGCTTTGCCAAGAATTGTATCAACTTAAAATTGCTCCTCCATGTATCAACCGGTAATTCGTGTACATAA